A window of Synergistaceae bacterium genomic DNA:
TGCCGCGAATATGGCCCCTCAACAGCATTCCTGATACCTACTCAGGCAGGGCAGGCAAACAGCGTATCGGCGATGAGATCCCGGAAGGGTACACCCTCGGAGAGTGGGGGCTTAAACTCGCAGTCGAGCGTGCATCCAAGCAGACTGCACGCATGACGATTGAGTCAGGGATCAAAACATTTCTCTCTCTTGTAATAAGCACAACGCCTCTTGTTGTCTCATGGGGCACTATAGTGCTTATCATCGCAAATAACACCCCCATATTTCAGATTATATCCGTACCATTTGCGTGGATGCTGCAGCTTGTACAAATTCCGGAAGCAAAAGACGTAGCGCCCGCGTTTATACTCGCCTACGCAGATCAGTTCCTCGCGGCAGTGGTAGGCTCGGCAAGAACGGCAACTGCAGCAAAGTTTATGTGCGCAGGTATTTCCGGAACAGGGCTTATCTACATGACTGAGGTTGGCGTGCTTATACTCAATTCCACTATACCCCTCGGTTTCTGGAAACTTACCGGAATTTATTTCATCCGGGCGGTTTTAAGTGTATTTCTCCTTGCTCCATTTGCATGGTGGTTCTGCATGTAGTGTTACAATACTTGTTACTGTCATTGTAATTTCTTCTCAGGCAGGTACGCTGTATCTTCCGTAATAAACCACCCAAAGGGCTGGTTTATTACGGATTTAAATTATGATAAACATGAAAAATACTCATTACGTCTTTCCTGCTAAAAAACATTTATAATGTTCAATTGGATTCTTTCGTAAAAGGAGAAATATATTTTGGGAAGTCCTTTCGCAATCACCACGCCTTCATTGATCTTTGTATGCCTGACGGTCGGCCTTGCCGGATTTGTCGACGCAGCGGCGGGTGGCGGGGGGACTATCTCTCTGCCGGCATATATGTTCACTGGCATGCCGGCTCACTTTGCATACGGCTGCAATAAATTCTCCGGCTCATGCGGCACCACCCTCGCAGTATTCCGATTCTGGAAAAACGGGGCGTTAGATCTAAAAGCCGCACTTATAGCGGCTGCCGGTTCTTTCATAGGCTCAGCCATAGCTTCCAAAATAGTCCTCATGCTTGACGACCATTTGCTTAAGACTATGCTTATCTTCATAATCCCCTGTGCCGCGGTTGCCATATCTTTAAAACGCGACTTCGGAGAAAGAGACCTTTCTTCGACGCTCACGAGACGCACAGCGGTTCTACTCGCATTCTTCATAGGATTCCTGATTGGAGGATACGACGGACTCTTTGGTCCAGGGACAGGGACCTTCGCGATTTTCGCATTCTCGATACTTATGAGGTATGACCTTAAGACATCCTCCGGCAATGCTAAAATACTCAACCTTGCATCGAATTATGCTTCGTTGATCACATTCGCCATGGCCGGAACGATATTTTACAAAGTCGCAATACCTGCGGCCATATGCGGGACAGTGGGGAATTACTTCGGCTCAGGCTTTGCTCTGGCCAAAGGGGCAAAATTTATCCGTCCGATGATGGCAGCGGTACTTCTGGTGCTGCTTGGAAAGATGGTTCTTGATATTTTATCTTGGTAATACCGCTGACGATCAGAAATAATCCGGGATAAACTGGAAGCTACAAATAGCTTTATGAATCGGTGCCGGACCAACACAAACAGCATAAGGAGAGTATTAATGAAAATTATAATCGACACCGATGCATGCCCAAAGACAGTTCTTAAAAATACTATAGATATAGGAAAAAGGAACGAAATCCCGGTCATAACGGTTGCAAGTTTTAACCACAACGTAATTTCTGACAGGCATATCGTGGTGGGAAATGCTTCGCAGGAAACTGATATAAAGGTAATTAACCTGACAGAGCCGGAAGATATCGTTATAACTCAAGACTGGGGGCTTGCAGCTGTTGTTTTATCAAAAAACGCAGCTGCACTCAGCCCATCCGGAATAGAGTACCTCACTGAAAAAATCTC
This region includes:
- a CDS encoding TSUP family transporter, with the translated sequence MGSPFAITTPSLIFVCLTVGLAGFVDAAAGGGGTISLPAYMFTGMPAHFAYGCNKFSGSCGTTLAVFRFWKNGALDLKAALIAAAGSFIGSAIASKIVLMLDDHLLKTMLIFIIPCAAVAISLKRDFGERDLSSTLTRRTAVLLAFFIGFLIGGYDGLFGPGTGTFAIFAFSILMRYDLKTSSGNAKILNLASNYASLITFAMAGTIFYKVAIPAAICGTVGNYFGSGFALAKGAKFIRPMMAAVLLVLLGKMVLDILSW
- a CDS encoding DUF188 domain-containing protein, with the translated sequence MKIIIDTDACPKTVLKNTIDIGKRNEIPVITVASFNHNVISDRHIVVGNASQETDIKVINLTEPEDIVITQDWGLAAVVLSKNAAALSPSGIEYLTEKISFMLEERELKAKFRRSGGRTKGPAKRTNDDDVRFAEALEKIISRMRCNH